A window of Campylobacter concisus genomic DNA:
TACTGAAGTTGCAAAGACGCAAAATATTAAGCCTAGCGCGCCTCTTAGTATAGCTGTTGTTGCTAGTCAGATAGCTATTACTGCAAGCCCGGTTTCAGCAGCGGTTGTATTTATGGCTGGTGAGCATGCCTTGGGCGGACTTGGCATTAGCTATCCATTACTATTAGCTATCTGGATACCTACAACTTTTATTGGTTGTATGCTAACAGCTCTTGTTATAAATATATTTTATAATCTTGATCTAAGTAGCGATAAAGAGTATCAAAGAAGACTTAAAGAAGGGCTAATCAAAGATGTTAAAATCGAAGAGAAAAAAGAGCTTCCAAAAGGAGCTAAACTATCTGTTTTAATATTCTTAGTTGGTGTTATCTCTGTCGTTTTATATGCTACTGCTATTAGTAAAAACGTAGGCTGGATAAAACCAAGCTATGTAACAGGCTATGAAAAAATTTATGAGACCAAAAGTCCAGATAAATTTAATGAACTTGTCGCAAAAGATATAAAAGTTAAAACTGACTCAACTACTAATGTAAAATATGTAGAAGATCCAGATAAACCTACAAAGGTGTTGGTATTAACTAGAGATAACGCTATTATGAGCTTTATGCTAGTTATCGCTACTTTAATCACACTAACTTGTGGCGTTAAAGTCGATAAGTTATTTAATACAGCTACATTTAAAAGTGGTATGACTGCGTGCGTCTGCGTGCTAGGTGTAGCGTGGCTTGGAGATACTTTCGTGGTAAATCACACCGATGCGATCAAAAATTTTGCCGGCGATTTTGTTAAAGACTATCCGTTTATGCTAGCTGTTGCGCTATTTTTTGCTAGTATGCTTCTTTACTCTCAAGCTGCTACCGCAAAGGCACTTATTCCTACAGTTATAGCCGCACTTGGTTTAACTGCTGCAAATAACGGTGACGCATATATTTTAGTTGCATCATTTGCTGCAGTTTCAGCATTGTTTGTGTTGCCAACATATCCGACACTTCTTGGAGCCGTTCAAATGGATGATACTGGAACAACTAGGATAGGTAAATATATATTCAACCACTCCTTTTTTATTCCAGGCGTTTTAGCTATTGCTTTTTCTGTCGCACTTGGATTTTTGATAGCTCCGATACTTTTATAAGTATTTTTAAATTAAACTTAAGCCGAGATCTCTCTCGGCTTTTTTAAATCCCTTTAAAATTTTTAATTTCTATTCAAAATCCTTAATCAAAATTTTATATTTAAAATTTTTATAAGATCACGTTAAAAATTATATTAATTAAATTTATAATTTTTAGAATTTTACTTATTTTGATATTAGAATACTAATTTTTTAAAACTAAAAATCTAAATATAAATATTAAGTAAGATTTAATTTTATTTTCAATTTTAAATACTAAAATAACTAAAGGCAAATATCTTTTAAAGGGAGAAAGATGAGCTTAAATAGACGAGAATTTTTAAAATTAGGTGCTGGAGTTAGTATGGTTGCATCGTCCTTACCGGGTGGTGCTTTGGAAAATGCTGCAAAGCAAGATGAGAAGTACGTCCGTAGCTTTTGCGAGATGTGCTCTTCAAGATGCCCTATTGAAGCAAAGATCGTTGATAATAAAATTTGCTTCTTAAGCGGTAATCCAAAAGCTGGCGGTACGGCGACTTCGCTTTGTGCAAGAGGCGGTTCTGGTTTTAGTCAGCTTTATGACGAAAATAGAGTTAAAAAGCCTTTGATCAGGGTTGGCGAGAGAGGAGAAAATAAATGGCGCGAGGCTAGCTGGGACGAGGCACTTGACCTAGTTGCTTAAAAAATGCTTGAGATCAAGCAAAAGTATGGCCCTGAAAGCTTTGTCTTTACCTGTAAAAGCTCGCAAACACATAAGCTAATGGTAAATTTTGCCTCAGCTTACGGCTCGCCAAACTGCTTTTCACACTTTTCGTGCTGTCCGATCACATATCAAATGGTCTGTGAGCAGATGTATGGCATAGCTAAGCTAAAAAGAGACTTTGCAAATGCAAAATACGTTGTAAATTTTGGCCACAATCTTTTTGAAGGCATCGTCATAGCTGATGCTAAAAAGCTTGCTAAATTTGCAGCTAAAAAAGATACAAAGCTACTTGTGCTTGAGCCAAGATTTAGCGTTGTAGCTTCAAAAGCTGATGAGTGGCTGCCAGTTAGACCTGGCACTGATCTAGCTTTTGTGCTAGCTATCATAAATACATGGATACAAAATGGCACTTACGATAAAGAATTTATTGAGAAATTTACAATTGGCTTTGATGAGATCGTTAAAAGCGTAGAGGGCAAAACGCCTGAATGGCAAGAGGCGATCACTGGCATAAAAGCAAGTGATGTTAGACGCATCGCTGATGAAATTTATAAAGCTGCCCCAAGAGTTATTTTTGATTTTGGTCATAAGACAACCACCACAAAAGCTGAATATATGAGGACAAAGGCCATCATGGTGGCAAATGCGATGATGGGTAACTGGGAGGTCAAAGGTGGTCTTTTTGGTGGCAAAAATGCAAAAACCTTTAACAAGCTAGTTGGCGAGGATAAATTTCCAGTTCTTAAAAATCCAGATGAGAAATTTAAAGTGCCAAAAGTGACCAGACTAGACTTCGCTGGCGAGGCTGGTAGGCATAAATTTGTAAGTAGAAAACATGGCGTTTTGATGGATATAAATGACGCTATCTTAAACGAGAAGCCTTACGCCATAAAAGGCTGGTTTAACATCCGCTTTAACCACCTAATAAACGTTGCTGAGACGATGAAGAGCATAGAGGCTATGAAGAAGCTTGATTTTATCGTGGTAAGCGATGTTTATCTAAACGATATGGCGACATTTGCTGATGTCATCTTGCCTGAGAGTAGCTACCTAGAGCGCGACGAGGGCATAGAGGATAAGTCAGGTCTAAAGCCAGCTTATATGATAAGAAATAAAGTTATTGATCCAGTTGGCGACACAAGAGATGGGGCATTTATCTTTAGAGAGCTAGCACGCCGCATGAAGATAGATGAGCTTTACACTTGGAACGATATACGTGAGTTTAGGATGCAGCAAGCTGGCGGAGATGTAAATTTACTTGCTGCGCTGGAAAAAGATGGCTTTATCACGTGGGATGAGCCGGGAATTTTGTTTAGAGAAAAAGGCATGATCGATAAATTTGTTGCTAAATATCCAGTCGCTTCTAAATTTATAGGTGAAAATGGTCTAATGGATGATATGGCTAAGCTTAAAACAAAAAGCGGCAAGATAGAGCTATTTTTGCCTGATGTCGAGGCGCAGTTTGCAGGATATGGCGCGCTAAATGATAAAGATATGGACACATTTGATGGACATGATCTTTGTTTAACTTGTGGCAAAACGCCTATTCATACCAACGGCCACACTCAGGCGGTACCGTCGCTTCATGATCTTATGAGTGATAGCCCTATCTGGATAAATCCAAAAACAGCTAAACGTAAAAATTTACGAGATGGCGATATGGTCGTGGTGAAAAATAAATTTGGCGAGCAAAAGGGCAAGCTTATGGTGACTGAGGGCATTAGAGAAGATACACTCTTTATCTATCACGGCTTTGGACACATCACTCCAGCTCTTAAGAGTATAGATCACGTGGGGCTAAATACAAGTGTACTTCTTAATCCAGCCGAAGGGCCAGTGGCTGCGACTATGGTTACAAATGTTGGCGTTAGCATAAGTAAAGCGTAAGGATAGAAAATGAAAAAATATATGATGATACATGATGAAAATTTATGCATCGGCTGTCAAGGCTGCTCGGTAGCTTGCAGAAGTGCAAACAACGTACCAAGGGGACTTTACCGCTTGCAGGTGCATGCAAAGATGAGTGGGACATTTCCAAATTTAAAGACTGACTTTTTACGTCAAAGCTGTGTTATGTGCGAAGATGCACCTTGTGTTGAGGTTTGCCCAACTGGTGCTAGCTTTAAAACAGCTGATGGCGTGACGCTACTTGATCATAGAATTTGTGTTAGTTGCAAATACTGCATCCTAGCCTGTCCATACGACGCTCGTTATGTCTTGCCAAATGGTGAGATAGGCAAATGCACATTTTGCTATGAGAGTAGGCTAGAAGAGGGCAAAGAGCCAGCTTGCGTTAGCGTCTGCCCTACAAATGCCCTAACTTTTGGCGATGTAAATGATGAAAACTCTAAAATTTCAAAGAAATTAAAAGAGAGCAAATACTACTTGCCAAAAGCGGAGCTAAATACAAAACCTTCACTTGCGATGATCGCAAATACAAAAGGAGCACACCATGAATAACATGTCAGGAAGCCTAGCTCAATACTCTGAAATTTACTGGGGTTGGCCGATAGCCGTTTATCTATTTTTAGCAGGACTTAGTGCGGGTGCTAGCATCGTTGCTGTGCTCATTTCAAAAAAATATGGCAAAGAGAACTATTACTTTAAAGCAGCCGCTCTTATCGCTCCATTAGCGATCATTCTTGGACTTGCTCTTTTAGTGCTTGATCTTGGCAAGCCGCTTAGCTTTTACTGGATACTTTTGCTTTACAACTTCGACTCAGTCATGTCAATAGGTGTTGCACTGCTTTTAATTTATACGCCTCTTAGCGTTATATACGCGCTTGGCGCATTTAAAAACGAGATCGCAATGCTTAAAATTTCTCTTTTTGATATGGTTGCAAATTTTGCTAACAAGCTTTCAAGCCTACTTGAAATTTTGCTTTTTATCCTAGGCATTGGCGTTGGTGCATATACAGGCTTTTTGCTAAGTGCAGCTCACAAGATCGCACTTTGGAATACATCA
This region includes:
- a CDS encoding anaerobic C4-dicarboxylate transporter, whose translation is MDISLILQLIVLFGAIFLGVRLGGMAIGYAGGIGVVVLTLGLGLKAGSIPWDVILIIMSVIAAITAMQVAGGLDYLVQIAEGILRKHPKYINFLAPVVTYLLTVFAGTGHTAFSMIPVITEVAKTQNIKPSAPLSIAVVASQIAITASPVSAAVVFMAGEHALGGLGISYPLLLAIWIPTTFIGCMLTALVINIFYNLDLSSDKEYQRRLKEGLIKDVKIEEKKELPKGAKLSVLIFLVGVISVVLYATAISKNVGWIKPSYVTGYEKIYETKSPDKFNELVAKDIKVKTDSTTNVKYVEDPDKPTKVLVLTRDNAIMSFMLVIATLITLTCGVKVDKLFNTATFKSGMTACVCVLGVAWLGDTFVVNHTDAIKNFAGDFVKDYPFMLAVALFFASMLLYSQAATAKALIPTVIAALGLTAANNGDAYILVASFAAVSALFVLPTYPTLLGAVQMDDTGTTRIGKYIFNHSFFIPGVLAIAFSVALGFLIAPILL
- a CDS encoding 4Fe-4S dicluster domain-containing protein, which codes for MKKYMMIHDENLCIGCQGCSVACRSANNVPRGLYRLQVHAKMSGTFPNLKTDFLRQSCVMCEDAPCVEVCPTGASFKTADGVTLLDHRICVSCKYCILACPYDARYVLPNGEIGKCTFCYESRLEEGKEPACVSVCPTNALTFGDVNDENSKISKKLKESKYYLPKAELNTKPSLAMIANTKGAHHE
- the nrfD gene encoding NrfD/PsrC family molybdoenzyme membrane anchor subunit, giving the protein MNNMSGSLAQYSEIYWGWPIAVYLFLAGLSAGASIVAVLISKKYGKENYYFKAAALIAPLAIILGLALLVLDLGKPLSFYWILLLYNFDSVMSIGVALLLIYTPLSVIYALGAFKNEIAMLKISLFDMVANFANKLSSLLEILLFILGIGVGAYTGFLLSAAHKIALWNTSVLPVLFLVSGLSCAGAFTLLVGVLKDKAKRQNDIAHYLLKFDFFAIIAEFLLIVALFMVVKGASTSGAESVANALSANSLGLMFYIGVIGFGMALPIILDLSVLKVHDFKREFAVINALFVICGVFLLRCYIVYAGQIFI